Proteins found in one Gardnerella vaginalis ATCC 14018 = JCM 11026 genomic segment:
- a CDS encoding dihydroneopterin aldolase, whose product MDTIKLSGIKPSDTDAFIGLYTRLSVDAVLSLDLRAAVAGDSTQTVDIAQISKRLSRVLDSCVQDDDIAKNSSICLELTAGRLLDSAMKSWLVKQAEITVNAQFKADFNDASYDLPNADGVSITIRRVADDVETSQIFGLANPTDASLFAAEQKEKLQDETSRDESKDKSQATSDSNSSLDSVYSQSCYNPIITTAVVSMQGEKSESTKFAMLDIITSLEQSKEPISTQLDGVSALYQVSSDKGEEYSAIIVVSSTMVEDDLALKIKEMQISQEQNLRLRILGTRQYGSDSSNTKTMDSDRLDSQLNAAQLEPWMQIEPDASIDGEPLAYKLAFAPDAARVGIYSERWIMGEC is encoded by the coding sequence ATGGACACAATTAAGTTAAGTGGTATTAAACCGAGTGATACTGATGCTTTTATTGGCTTATATACTCGCCTTAGTGTTGACGCTGTTTTGAGTTTAGATTTGAGGGCAGCGGTTGCTGGCGACTCTACCCAAACGGTTGATATTGCCCAGATTTCTAAAAGGCTTAGCCGCGTTTTGGACTCGTGTGTTCAAGATGATGATATTGCTAAGAATTCTTCGATCTGTTTGGAGCTTACGGCTGGAAGGCTACTAGATTCAGCTATGAAATCTTGGCTTGTTAAACAGGCAGAGATTACTGTTAATGCGCAGTTTAAAGCTGATTTTAACGATGCTTCTTATGATTTACCTAATGCAGATGGCGTGTCTATTACGATTCGTAGGGTTGCAGACGATGTGGAAACATCGCAGATTTTTGGATTGGCGAATCCTACGGACGCGTCGCTTTTTGCGGCTGAGCAGAAGGAAAAATTACAAGATGAGACTTCGAGAGATGAGTCTAAAGATAAGTCGCAAGCAACCAGCGATTCTAATTCTTCTTTAGATTCTGTCTATAGCCAATCTTGCTATAATCCAATTATCACAACTGCAGTAGTGTCAATGCAGGGAGAAAAATCAGAGTCAACAAAATTCGCCATGCTAGATATAATCACGAGTTTGGAGCAATCGAAAGAACCTATTTCAACTCAATTAGACGGCGTTTCGGCGTTATATCAGGTAAGCTCTGATAAAGGCGAAGAATATTCTGCAATAATAGTGGTATCTAGTACAATGGTAGAAGATGATCTAGCGCTTAAGATCAAAGAAATGCAAATTTCTCAAGAACAAAATTTGCGATTGAGAATTTTAGGCACGAGGCAATACGGATCTGATAGTTCAAACACAAAGACTATGGATTCAGATAGGCTTGATTCACAGCTAAATGCTGCACAATTGGAGCCATGGATGCAAATTGAGCCAGATGCTTCAATTGACGGAGAACCACTTGCGTACAAACTTGCGTTTGCACCAGATGCAGCGCGAGTCGGTATTTATTCAGAACGTTGGATTATGGGAGAGTGTTGA
- a CDS encoding DUF3180 domain-containing protein gives MKAYRTPWWYFVLGVLFGFVFGAFLVSITESSAISLSGAPWVVLAFMTIGGIVTFILTWQTHQYVTAKPEEHKHLNMQLAVAALMLAKALGMAGAILTGWYAGQLFMCWPHANIPLYSNIIRECIIAGIVCLVDMIIGIVGEWMCQLPPEDGADASSGTSDRAQSAAAI, from the coding sequence ATGAAAGCTTACCGCACGCCTTGGTGGTACTTTGTACTCGGGGTGCTATTTGGATTTGTATTCGGCGCATTCCTGGTGTCTATTACGGAATCAAGCGCAATATCGCTTTCTGGTGCGCCGTGGGTTGTTCTTGCGTTTATGACAATTGGTGGAATAGTTACCTTTATTCTTACTTGGCAGACGCATCAGTATGTTACTGCAAAGCCAGAGGAGCATAAGCATTTAAATATGCAGCTTGCTGTTGCAGCTCTTATGCTTGCAAAAGCGCTTGGAATGGCTGGAGCGATTCTAACTGGCTGGTATGCTGGGCAACTATTCATGTGTTGGCCGCATGCAAATATTCCGCTCTATTCCAACATTATTCGTGAATGCATTATAGCTGGAATAGTATGTCTTGTAGACATGATTATTGGTATTGTGGGTGAGTGGATGTGCCAACTTCCTCCAGAAGATGGTGCGGATGCATCAAGTGGTACTTCCGACAGGGCACAGTCAGCTGCTGCGATTTAA
- the ettA gene encoding energy-dependent translational throttle protein EttA, with amino-acid sequence MAEFIYQMIKARKSYGDRVILDDVTLSFLPGAKIGVVGPNGMGKSTLLKIMAGLENVSNGEASITPGYTVGILQQEPPLDETKTVGENIKMAFGEIAQKVDRFNQIGEEMANPDADFDALMEEMGKLQTEIDAANGWDLDSQLEQAMDALQCPDPDSPVSVCSGGERRRVALCKLLLEAPDLLLLDEPTNHLDAESILWLEQFLHKYEGAVIAVTHDRYFMDNVAEWICEVDRGQLYPYKGNYTTYLETKAKRMEIQGAKDAKLAKRLKNELDWVRSSPKARQAKNKARLERYDQMEQEACNSKKLDFSEIQIPAGPRLGSQVLEAKHIHKAFGDRVLIDDLSFTLPRNGIVGVIGPNGVGKSTLFKTIVGLEPLSGGELTVGDTVKISYVDQNRAGLDPNKNLWEAVSGGLDFIEVAGVEIPTRAYVASFGFKGSDQQKLTGVLSGGERNRLNLALTLKQGGNLLLLDEPTNDLDVETLESLENALLDFPGCAVVVSHDRWFLDRVATHILAWEGDDENPAKWYWFEGNFQAYEENKIARLGEEAARPHRLHRKLTR; translated from the coding sequence TTGGCTGAATTTATTTACCAAATGATTAAGGCACGCAAGTCTTACGGGGATCGCGTGATTCTAGACGACGTTACCTTAAGCTTCCTACCAGGCGCAAAGATTGGCGTTGTAGGGCCTAACGGCATGGGTAAATCAACGTTGCTGAAGATTATGGCTGGTTTGGAGAATGTATCAAACGGCGAGGCTTCGATTACGCCAGGTTATACCGTTGGAATTTTGCAGCAGGAGCCACCTCTAGATGAAACGAAGACGGTTGGTGAAAACATTAAGATGGCATTTGGTGAGATTGCGCAAAAAGTGGATCGATTCAACCAAATCGGCGAAGAGATGGCAAATCCAGATGCTGACTTTGATGCATTGATGGAAGAAATGGGCAAGTTGCAAACAGAGATTGATGCTGCAAATGGTTGGGATTTGGATTCTCAGCTTGAGCAGGCGATGGATGCTTTGCAATGCCCAGACCCAGATTCGCCTGTTTCTGTGTGCTCTGGTGGAGAAAGGCGTAGAGTGGCGCTGTGCAAGCTTCTTCTTGAAGCCCCAGATTTGCTGCTGCTGGACGAGCCTACAAACCATTTGGACGCTGAGTCTATTCTTTGGTTGGAACAGTTCTTACACAAGTATGAAGGCGCTGTTATTGCTGTAACCCACGATCGCTACTTTATGGATAACGTAGCAGAGTGGATCTGCGAGGTGGATCGCGGTCAGCTTTACCCATACAAGGGCAATTACACCACTTACTTGGAAACCAAGGCTAAGCGTATGGAAATCCAGGGCGCTAAGGATGCCAAGCTTGCTAAGCGCTTAAAGAATGAGTTGGACTGGGTGCGTAGCTCGCCGAAGGCTCGTCAGGCCAAGAATAAGGCTCGTTTGGAGCGTTACGACCAAATGGAGCAAGAGGCATGCAATTCCAAGAAGCTTGATTTTTCGGAGATTCAAATTCCAGCAGGTCCACGCTTGGGATCGCAAGTTTTGGAAGCGAAGCATATTCACAAGGCTTTTGGAGATCGCGTGTTAATCGACGATTTGTCGTTTACTTTGCCTCGTAACGGTATCGTTGGCGTGATTGGTCCAAACGGTGTTGGTAAGTCTACGCTTTTCAAGACGATTGTTGGCTTGGAGCCACTTTCTGGTGGAGAGCTTACAGTTGGAGATACTGTGAAGATTTCTTACGTGGATCAGAATCGTGCAGGATTGGATCCTAATAAGAACTTGTGGGAAGCTGTTTCAGGCGGACTTGATTTTATTGAAGTTGCAGGCGTTGAAATCCCTACTCGCGCATATGTTGCAAGCTTTGGATTTAAAGGTTCGGATCAGCAGAAGCTTACGGGCGTGCTTTCTGGCGGCGAGCGTAATCGCTTGAATTTGGCTTTAACTCTTAAGCAGGGCGGCAACTTGCTGCTGCTTGATGAGCCTACTAACGATTTAGATGTTGAGACTCTTGAAAGCTTAGAGAACGCTTTGCTTGACTTCCCAGGTTGCGCTGTAGTGGTGAGCCACGATCGTTGGTTCCTTGACCGCGTTGCCACGCATATTCTTGCATGGGAAGGCGACGATGAGAATCCTGCAAAATGGTACTGGTTCGAAGGTAACTTCCAAGCTTACGAAGAAAATAAGATCGCACGCCTTGGTGAAGAAGCTGCTCGTCCTCATCGCTTGCATCGTAAGCTTACTCGCTAA
- a CDS encoding lipid II:glycine glycyltransferase FemX yields MPILDKNDSSKVQEYEEFIKHSPYGNAMQDMRWADVKSNWISEYVYLEENGKITAAMSVLGIKAVDDKMFLYAPHGPVSDFYDIETTKKLIEEAKPLIEKYNAFLLRMDPCVKNDQDLVKKYREQGFTFRSDGEKLHSFSNPRYEMMLDLEGKSMDDLLAGFSAMTRRHIRASLKAGVTSRWSRSQEDIDKFYELTEIMAKRHGITYRPKEYFERLLAAYPEMRIYSTDYEGKTIACMIGLPYNGELWYMYGATATMQGKVSPGYLSIWDLIQWAHELGMKYFNMGGVFSLDVSDGLYFFKYGFCKATDPFIWIGELDVVADEDAYSKFVNR; encoded by the coding sequence ATGCCGATACTTGATAAAAATGATTCTTCTAAAGTCCAAGAGTATGAGGAATTCATAAAACATTCGCCTTATGGAAACGCTATGCAAGATATGCGTTGGGCAGATGTGAAAAGCAACTGGATTAGTGAATACGTTTATCTAGAAGAAAACGGTAAGATTACAGCAGCAATGTCTGTTCTCGGCATAAAAGCTGTTGATGATAAAATGTTCCTCTATGCTCCTCATGGACCAGTAAGTGATTTTTATGATATAGAAACCACTAAGAAGCTGATTGAAGAAGCTAAGCCTCTTATTGAAAAGTACAATGCATTTTTGCTACGAATGGATCCTTGCGTTAAAAACGATCAAGATCTTGTTAAGAAGTATAGAGAGCAAGGTTTTACTTTTAGGAGCGATGGGGAAAAACTTCACTCTTTCTCCAATCCTCGATATGAGATGATGCTAGACCTTGAGGGTAAGTCTATGGATGATCTTCTTGCTGGGTTTAGTGCGATGACAAGAAGGCACATAAGGGCTTCTTTAAAAGCTGGCGTTACATCTAGGTGGAGTCGTTCTCAGGAAGATATTGACAAGTTCTATGAGCTTACTGAGATTATGGCAAAAAGACACGGTATTACATACAGACCTAAAGAGTATTTTGAGAGATTGCTTGCAGCTTATCCAGAAATGAGAATTTATAGCACGGACTATGAGGGTAAGACTATTGCGTGCATGATTGGTTTGCCTTATAACGGTGAATTATGGTACATGTATGGTGCTACTGCGACCATGCAGGGCAAGGTGAGCCCAGGGTATTTGTCTATATGGGATTTGATTCAGTGGGCGCATGAGCTTGGAATGAAGTACTTTAACATGGGTGGTGTGTTCTCACTTGATGTTAGCGATGGTCTTTATTTCTTTAAGTATGGTTTCTGCAAGGCTACTGATCCGTTTATTTGGATTGGTGAGCTTGATGTCGTTGCAGATGAGGATGCATACAGCAAGTTTGTTAATAGGTGA
- a CDS encoding GA module-containing protein, which translates to MTSKQNSAKHISISKKCTKSSYLDNSVIDSMAKSITSTNFEATSSRRVSVLPKIALTAVLASLLACGAGLPSNHAWANGVNMPDGSYRYANRDSSTKAQRYVDIKALPCDKNQVTDKNKADRETYGQYYKVEYQFNSQGEWWGGRPFWWASVPKDVDIVDNKVTLHKDEQLTGDGGSKQTGATYGKDAWNQSASRFWFSKNTEKTEFENNWKRMTGEAGGYDNSGDTYNTSTAYMNDTSALIINWESRGNRKSKISFVIKLKDKTEPLKFAAGVYQVMGNWHYTVGKVEIAPTLPKYAQELELNYPNDKVEVDSAKYGKSLTKDEKDNVLTKLWDANKSNTDVLKKLKGMEQTQTEADFKKAVKVNNDGSATITYKDDSKDTISKENLTKRYVPLSERTKITYPALTPVKNTSSLDSTEKTQVENAIKNANQNKNIKSVTVDGNGKATITFDDKIGTPSTKTIEGKYLVKKQRSLADKFTPLYGLPIGVKNPSSLSPDDIKKVQESIYDANKNVNGFLDAISNNKNNISIATNGDATITYKDNENSFPSKDTISHTLLVYKIPSLSERVKIAMPSRLGVKNAEDLSSPEQNAIKDNIKKANKDLDQNLKKDANAINVGKDGTTTITFSDDSTVKIRGERLVYTQGKSTAQGTHKVTTGKYTYNITPIKVTNINNIDGNNWADAARRFMFDNYDWTNKGTEFNKINHTEPLAIGGSNIASNNKWDLEKQASIFTPKSGTNGLKINVWGTLGITNIVHGNSGIEIRGASSTWNTDDLYFTLSKDDLFYADGPAFNPEDEKKKIDDAIEKALKDKGFSGDELNKLKNEISKDKDVLSDKNGIKKQDDVDKLLKKIDELVNKKKEESDNKKQIDKAKKDLGLDDKQKKELDEQLKGVTDPEKIREKINEFQKKQDQQKQTESDDKQKEADQKQKQAVQTQQNADNKTVDQKQQQATQEENTSNQQAEKDKKTAELEKQKQAAIDEIRNGEDYKNLTPDDKKQFIKKIQQATDENDINTIKQQAAEKATQNQTAFDNSNNNGLDTAKQAAKDTIGKLTNLNDTEKQKYQGDIDKANSLDKVAEILNKAEFEDAKAAAKKKIADLKQKGDLTDQEATDLNNRIDKANDLREVEGILEEAELNKAKSDAKSDVDKLTNLNKAQKDALKQKIDDVETDPTSDNLKTVDQAKTAITAVVAKAKELDKKMSDLKTLVDLVNKQKETLKKSDGYKDTSKKNAFDTALTNASTLVDLTKGTNADGAKVDETKNTLENAVKDLGGNTVDKSKLQREIETAYEWQGKNKQGKDDSSIKKNPKYENASKDKKNDFDTALSNAKKVYDQKDASQVSINEAEYKLSKAIDALDGHNKSDLNDAIKKANSKKSEIVYNNASEDKKSAFDEALRYAEEIEKKLGASDVEISKAKDDLDKALNDLNGKVKTSDLEAAVEKAKKMRKSTTDPKSDGDPKYENASQEKKQAVDTALNRAESALADANNDKSKNTPEQKQKAIDEALNKLNDAISNLDGVDKTKLTGKLTEAKGKKGTPAYKNASNTNSKALDDAIASAENIVNKAGATEKEISDAINKLTKAIDGLDGHDISDLHNAVDNANTKKSKVSYKNANQDKRDNFDKALKAAEEILKNPNGKTEQAIKTAKDNLEIASNELDGVVDTSKLQSEVTKDTDIKDKPQYKNADKDKQTTFDQALIEAQNALSEAKNNKSQKSPEDKQSAVDNALKNLQTAASSLNGADISALQEEIALEGTVRMSSAYLYDTSDKKTAYNDALQDARDLVSKLADISGTGKDLASKTQSERQALVDSALKKLQRAKNALTGVAPAQSLSPVIPVNPEFEQKPVPVPTPDTTPTPEQTRDSGFGVNDNAPAIVDKGELYLQIEGAESDSQSSDNANGSQQNNVDDNSGNSINSGNVSKSTNSGNGVTSSSAAKQDNASNDNGSHDANIDSGVENSPAVKQADIDVSKAKSNVDSALAEAKKVAADPHSTQEQVNAAVEKLSAARKALLAAKSRASQVRDEVRAQVIKNSKSAGMRAYSNAEMSSDSNKRGEISGMNTGSVVAPTGLLASLLAAAGALFAARRGGLRKNK; encoded by the coding sequence ATGACGAGTAAACAAAATAGCGCGAAACACATATCCATATCTAAAAAGTGCACAAAATCTTCGTACCTAGATAATTCTGTTATCGATTCAATGGCGAAATCGATTACGTCTACAAACTTTGAGGCAACTTCTTCTAGAAGGGTCTCTGTACTTCCTAAAATTGCTTTAACAGCAGTGCTAGCAAGTTTGCTTGCATGTGGAGCAGGATTGCCATCTAACCATGCATGGGCTAATGGCGTGAATATGCCTGACGGCAGCTATAGGTATGCGAATCGTGATTCTTCTACAAAGGCGCAGAGGTATGTTGATATTAAAGCACTTCCTTGCGATAAGAATCAGGTAACTGATAAGAATAAGGCTGATAGAGAAACTTACGGACAGTATTACAAGGTCGAATACCAGTTTAATTCTCAGGGTGAATGGTGGGGTGGTCGACCATTCTGGTGGGCGAGCGTGCCTAAGGATGTTGACATTGTAGATAATAAAGTTACTTTGCATAAAGATGAACAGTTGACTGGTGATGGCGGTTCCAAACAAACAGGTGCAACATATGGAAAGGATGCTTGGAATCAGTCTGCAAGCCGTTTCTGGTTTAGTAAGAATACGGAGAAAACTGAGTTTGAGAATAACTGGAAGAGGATGACTGGTGAAGCCGGCGGTTATGACAACTCAGGTGATACTTACAATACTTCTACAGCATATATGAACGATACGAGTGCACTAATTATTAACTGGGAGAGTAGGGGCAATAGAAAATCTAAGATTAGCTTTGTTATCAAACTGAAAGATAAAACGGAGCCTTTAAAGTTTGCTGCAGGTGTGTACCAGGTGATGGGCAACTGGCATTACACTGTTGGCAAAGTTGAGATTGCTCCAACGTTACCAAAGTATGCTCAGGAGTTAGAGCTTAATTATCCAAATGATAAGGTAGAGGTTGATTCTGCGAAATATGGCAAGAGTCTTACGAAAGACGAAAAGGATAATGTTCTTACAAAGCTGTGGGATGCTAATAAGAGTAATACCGATGTGCTGAAAAAGCTTAAAGGTATGGAACAGACTCAAACTGAAGCGGATTTCAAAAAGGCTGTAAAAGTTAATAATGATGGTAGCGCGACTATTACATACAAAGATGACTCTAAGGATACTATTTCTAAGGAGAATCTAACTAAGCGCTACGTGCCATTGTCAGAGCGCACAAAAATTACGTATCCAGCTTTGACTCCTGTGAAGAATACGTCTTCTCTTGATTCAACAGAGAAGACGCAAGTTGAAAATGCTATTAAGAATGCTAATCAGAATAAAAATATCAAGAGTGTAACTGTTGATGGTAACGGTAAAGCGACTATCACGTTTGATGATAAAATTGGCACTCCTTCCACTAAGACAATTGAAGGCAAGTATCTTGTAAAGAAGCAGCGTTCACTTGCGGATAAGTTTACGCCATTATACGGGTTACCTATTGGTGTGAAGAATCCAAGTAGCCTTTCGCCTGATGACATCAAAAAAGTTCAGGAATCTATATACGATGCTAATAAAAATGTAAATGGATTCCTTGATGCTATAAGTAATAATAAAAATAACATTTCGATTGCAACTAATGGTGATGCAACAATTACTTACAAGGATAACGAAAATAGCTTCCCTTCAAAAGATACTATTTCTCACACGTTATTAGTTTATAAGATACCATCTTTATCTGAGAGAGTGAAAATTGCTATGCCAAGCAGACTTGGTGTAAAGAATGCTGAAGATTTATCTTCACCAGAACAAAATGCAATTAAAGATAATATCAAAAAAGCTAATAAAGATCTCGATCAAAATCTTAAGAAAGACGCTAATGCTATTAATGTAGGAAAAGATGGTACTACAACAATAACGTTCAGCGATGATAGTACTGTAAAAATTCGCGGCGAGCGTCTAGTTTATACGCAAGGTAAAAGCACTGCGCAAGGAACTCATAAAGTTACTACTGGAAAGTATACGTACAATATAACTCCTATTAAGGTGACCAATATTAATAATATCGATGGAAATAATTGGGCTGATGCAGCTCGGCGTTTCATGTTCGATAATTATGATTGGACAAATAAAGGAACAGAATTTAATAAAATTAATCATACTGAACCGCTTGCAATTGGTGGTAGTAATATAGCTAGCAACAATAAATGGGATCTAGAAAAACAGGCAAGTATATTCACTCCAAAGAGTGGCACTAACGGATTAAAAATTAATGTTTGGGGTACACTTGGTATAACTAACATTGTGCATGGAAATAGTGGTATTGAGATTAGAGGTGCTAGTAGTACTTGGAATACTGATGATTTGTACTTCACATTATCCAAAGATGATCTTTTCTATGCTGATGGACCAGCGTTTAATCCAGAAGACGAAAAGAAAAAGATTGATGATGCAATAGAGAAAGCTCTGAAAGATAAGGGATTCTCTGGAGATGAGCTTAATAAACTTAAGAATGAAATATCTAAAGATAAAGATGTTTTATCGGATAAAAACGGTATTAAAAAACAAGATGACGTTGATAAGCTTCTTAAGAAAATAGACGAGCTTGTTAATAAGAAGAAAGAAGAATCTGATAATAAAAAGCAGATTGATAAGGCTAAGAAGGATCTTGGTCTTGATGATAAGCAGAAAAAAGAGCTTGATGAACAGCTGAAAGGCGTAACTGATCCTGAAAAGATTCGTGAGAAGATAAACGAATTCCAGAAGAAGCAGGATCAGCAGAAGCAGACTGAGTCTGATGACAAGCAAAAAGAGGCTGATCAAAAGCAAAAGCAGGCTGTTCAAACTCAGCAGAATGCTGATAATAAGACTGTCGACCAAAAGCAGCAGCAAGCTACTCAGGAGGAGAATACTTCTAATCAGCAAGCTGAAAAAGATAAGAAGACTGCTGAGCTTGAGAAGCAAAAGCAGGCTGCTATTGATGAAATTCGCAATGGTGAAGATTATAAAAATCTTACGCCTGATGATAAGAAGCAGTTTATTAAGAAGATTCAGCAGGCAACTGATGAGAATGATATAAATACTATAAAGCAACAGGCTGCGGAAAAGGCTACTCAGAATCAGACTGCTTTTGATAACAGTAATAATAATGGTCTTGATACTGCTAAGCAAGCTGCTAAGGATACTATCGGTAAGCTTACTAATCTTAATGATACTGAAAAGCAGAAGTATCAGGGTGATATTGATAAAGCAAATAGTCTTGATAAAGTTGCAGAGATTCTCAACAAAGCTGAGTTTGAGGATGCTAAAGCTGCAGCTAAGAAGAAGATTGCTGATCTGAAGCAGAAAGGTGATCTTACTGATCAAGAAGCTACAGATCTAAATAATCGCATTGATAAAGCTAATGATTTGCGAGAAGTTGAGGGTATTCTTGAGGAAGCTGAGTTAAATAAAGCTAAGAGTGATGCTAAATCTGATGTAGATAAGCTCACGAATCTTAACAAAGCTCAAAAGGATGCTTTGAAGCAGAAAATTGATGATGTTGAAACTGATCCTACCAGCGATAATTTGAAGACTGTTGATCAGGCTAAGACTGCCATCACTGCTGTTGTTGCTAAGGCTAAAGAGCTTGACAAGAAGATGAGTGATCTTAAGACTCTTGTTGATTTGGTCAATAAACAGAAAGAAACTCTTAAGAAGTCTGATGGCTACAAGGATACATCTAAGAAGAATGCTTTTGACACTGCATTAACAAATGCATCTACTCTTGTTGATCTAACTAAGGGTACGAATGCTGATGGTGCCAAGGTTGATGAGACTAAGAACACATTAGAAAATGCTGTTAAGGATCTCGGTGGTAATACTGTTGACAAGTCAAAGCTTCAGCGTGAAATTGAGACCGCTTATGAATGGCAAGGCAAGAATAAGCAGGGTAAAGATGATTCTTCTATAAAGAAGAATCCAAAGTATGAGAATGCTTCTAAAGATAAGAAGAATGATTTTGATACTGCTCTGTCTAATGCAAAGAAAGTTTATGACCAAAAAGATGCTTCACAGGTGTCTATTAATGAGGCTGAATATAAGTTAAGCAAAGCAATTGATGCTCTTGATGGTCATAATAAATCTGATTTGAATGATGCCATAAAGAAAGCAAATTCAAAGAAATCTGAAATTGTTTACAATAACGCGTCAGAAGATAAGAAATCTGCTTTTGATGAAGCGTTAAGATATGCTGAGGAAATCGAAAAGAAGCTTGGCGCATCAGATGTTGAGATTAGTAAAGCAAAAGACGACTTGGATAAGGCACTTAACGATCTTAATGGTAAGGTTAAAACTTCTGATTTGGAAGCTGCTGTAGAAAAAGCAAAGAAAATGAGGAAGTCAACAACTGATCCTAAATCTGATGGCGATCCTAAGTATGAGAATGCTTCTCAAGAAAAGAAGCAAGCTGTTGATACGGCTCTCAATCGCGCTGAGTCTGCTCTTGCTGACGCTAATAATGATAAGTCAAAGAACACTCCTGAGCAAAAGCAGAAAGCTATTGATGAAGCATTAAATAAACTTAATGATGCTATTAGTAATCTTGATGGTGTTGACAAGACTAAGTTGACAGGAAAGCTTACGGAGGCAAAAGGTAAAAAGGGTACTCCTGCTTATAAGAATGCTTCTAATACCAATAGTAAAGCGCTTGATGACGCTATAGCTTCTGCAGAAAATATCGTAAATAAAGCTGGTGCAACAGAGAAGGAAATTTCTGATGCTATCAATAAGCTTACCAAAGCTATCGATGGTTTGGATGGTCATGATATTTCTGATTTGCATAACGCTGTTGATAATGCCAATACTAAGAAGTCTAAAGTGTCTTACAAGAATGCCAATCAAGATAAGCGAGATAATTTTGATAAGGCTCTGAAAGCTGCTGAAGAAATCTTGAAGAACCCTAATGGTAAGACTGAGCAGGCAATAAAGACTGCTAAGGATAATCTTGAAATTGCATCGAACGAGCTGGATGGCGTTGTTGATACATCTAAGCTGCAGTCTGAAGTTACTAAGGATACTGATATAAAGGATAAGCCGCAGTATAAGAATGCTGATAAAGATAAGCAGACTACTTTTGATCAGGCTCTTATCGAAGCTCAGAATGCTTTGAGTGAAGCGAAGAACAATAAGTCTCAGAAGTCTCCTGAGGATAAGCAGAGTGCTGTTGACAATGCTTTGAAGAATCTTCAGACTGCTGCATCTTCGTTGAATGGTGCTGATATTAGTGCTTTGCAGGAAGAGATTGCTCTTGAAGGCACTGTGAGAATGTCTTCTGCGTACCTCTATGACACTTCGGATAAAAAGACTGCATATAATGATGCTTTGCAAGATGCGCGAGATCTCGTTTCAAAGTTGGCTGATATATCTGGTACTGGTAAAGATCTTGCTTCTAAGACTCAATCAGAGCGTCAAGCTCTTGTTGATTCTGCTTTGAAGAAGCTCCAGCGGGCTAAGAATGCGTTGACTGGTGTAGCTCCTGCTCAGTCTCTGTCTCCAGTTATTCCTGTGAATCCAGAGTTTGAGCAAAAGCCTGTTCCAGTTCCAACTCCCGATACAACTCCAACTCCAGAGCAAACTCGTGATTCTGGTTTTGGTGTGAATGATAATGCGCCAGCTATTGTAGATAAGGGCGAGTTGTATTTGCAGATCGAGGGTGCTGAATCCGATTCGCAATCTAGCGATAATGCAAATGGTTCGCAGCAGAACAATGTGGATGATAACTCTGGCAATTCTATTAATTCAGGGAATGTTAGCAAGAGTACAAATAGTGGTAATGGTGTCACCAGCAGTTCTGCTGCTAAGCAAGATAATGCATCCAATGATAATGGATCACATGATGCAAATATCGATTCTGGTGTAGAGAATTCTCCAGCTGTTAAGCAGGCGGATATTGATGTTTCTAAGGCAAAATCTAATGTTGATAGTGCTTTGGCGGAAGCTAAAAAGGTAGCGGCCGATCCTCATAGCACTCAGGAACAAGTGAATGCTGCTGTTGAGAAGCTGAGTGCTGCGCGTAAGGCTTTGCTTGCTGCTAAGTCTCGTGCTTCGCAGGTTCGTGATGAGGTTCGTGCTCAGGTTATTAAGAATTCTAAGTCTGCTGGTATGCGTGCTTATTCGAATGCTGAAATGAGTAGTGATAGTAATAAGCGTGGAGAAATCAGTGGCATGAATACTGGTTCTGTTGTTGCTCCTACTGGGCTGCTGGCATCGCTTCTCGCTGCTGCTGGAGCGCTATTTGCTGCTCGTCGTGGTGGATTGCGCAAAAATAAGTAG